A DNA window from Streptomyces bacillaris contains the following coding sequences:
- a CDS encoding sensor histidine kinase produces MSPRARLRRLVTASKLPHSTIRTRIALVYGGVFLVLGTALLTTVNLASRAGTDSEARAIASSAVVPPGYTVNGPFIARSSADGPTVYELTDHVSDAASKQHMYWSIAALLVMTAGAVGVGWWIAGRVLRPVHAMTAKARSLSERTLHERIASSGPDDELKELGETLDALLARLEKAFDSQRRFIANASHELRTPLATQRAAIQVGLDNPSPDDLVRTRQTLLDTNRRSERLIEGLLVLARSERGLAADEREDVRFDRVVAEETARRPGARAEGPGRPAVSVDVAPCPVRGNRLLLSQLVSNLLANAVTYNVPGGSIDITLAEDGALVVRNTGPVVSEADIAGFFEPFRRGEGRDRMGPGSGLGLSIVRSIAVAHGGTVTAVPGPGGGGLAVTVRLPVDQSVDRPADQPSERFSRAAIQAGSPARISR; encoded by the coding sequence GTGAGCCCCCGGGCCCGGCTGCGGCGGCTGGTGACCGCGTCGAAGCTGCCGCACTCGACGATCAGGACGCGCATAGCCCTCGTGTACGGCGGGGTCTTCCTCGTCCTCGGCACGGCCCTGCTCACCACCGTCAACCTGGCCTCCCGTGCCGGTACGGACTCCGAGGCGCGCGCCATCGCCTCCTCCGCCGTCGTCCCGCCCGGCTACACCGTCAACGGCCCGTTCATCGCCCGCAGCTCGGCCGACGGGCCCACCGTCTACGAACTGACCGACCACGTCAGCGACGCGGCCAGCAAACAGCACATGTACTGGTCCATCGCCGCGCTCCTGGTGATGACGGCGGGCGCGGTCGGCGTCGGCTGGTGGATCGCGGGCCGGGTGCTGCGGCCCGTCCACGCGATGACGGCCAAGGCCCGCAGCCTCTCCGAGCGGACCCTGCACGAGCGGATCGCCTCCAGCGGGCCCGACGACGAGCTGAAGGAGCTGGGCGAGACGCTGGACGCGCTGCTGGCCCGGCTGGAGAAGGCGTTCGACAGCCAGCGCAGGTTCATCGCCAACGCCTCCCACGAGCTGCGCACCCCGCTCGCCACCCAGCGCGCCGCGATCCAGGTGGGGCTGGACAACCCGAGCCCCGACGACCTCGTCCGCACCCGGCAGACGCTCCTGGACACCAACCGGCGCAGCGAGCGGCTCATCGAGGGGCTGCTCGTGCTGGCCCGCAGCGAACGGGGGCTGGCCGCCGACGAGCGCGAGGACGTCCGCTTCGACCGGGTGGTGGCCGAGGAGACGGCCCGGCGGCCGGGGGCGCGGGCGGAGGGGCCGGGGCGGCCCGCGGTGAGTGTGGACGTGGCGCCCTGTCCGGTCCGGGGCAACCGGCTGCTGCTCTCCCAGCTGGTGTCGAACCTGCTGGCCAACGCGGTGACGTACAACGTGCCGGGCGGTTCGATCGACATCACGCTGGCGGAGGACGGTGCCCTGGTGGTGCGCAACACCGGCCCGGTGGTCTCCGAGGCCGATATCGCGGGGTTCTTCGAGCCGTTCCGGCGGGGCGAGGGCCGCGACCGGATGGGCCCGGGGTCGGGGCTCGGGCTGTCGATCGTGCGGTCGATCGCGGTGGCCCACGGCGGTACGGTCACGGCGGTCCCGGGCCCGGGGGGCGGCGGTCTCGCCGTGACCGTACGGCTGCCGGTCGATCAGTCCGTCGACCGGCCTGCTGATCAGCCCTCGGAGCGCTTCTCGCGCGCCGCGATCCAGGCCGGCAGCCCGGCGAGGATCTCCCGGTAG
- a CDS encoding PhoX family protein, whose translation MRNLLPLISSHSAHPGGRSALTCRFRCGDACFKETPNTSDNEYAGDIIARAVSRRSMMRTAAVVTVAAAAGTTALTGPNAPQAEAAALAGHGHKPHPPHKPAPSGARGLRFSPVAPNKNDKVTVPDGYGQNVVIRWGEPILRGAPAFNPEKQTAKAQAGQFGYNNDFLSLLPLRGERGRQVLVANHEYTDEILMFRGYDPANPTREQVEIAWAAHGLSVVVVQEESRTGKLGAVTRHPLNRRLTATSEFRVTGPAAGSPLLRTSADRTGRKVLGTLNNCAGGTTPWGTTLHGEENFNQYFANGTTAMHKRYGIGSGATERKWERFDRRFDLAKEPNEANRFGWVVELDPYDPDSTPRKRTALGRFKHEAAEPRLTADGRPVVYMGDDEKFDYLYKFVSSKRMKKGTSRAAREHNLTLLDEGTLYVAKLTGDSPAAEIDGSGKLPNDGEFDGSGVWIPLATGTTSHVPGMTADEVYVYTRLAGDKVGATKMDRPEDVEPSPRTGRVYVALTNNSDRGKEGKAPADEANPRNGNKHGQVLELAENWDDPTSDGFAWRLFLVAGDPNDPSTYFAGFPKERVSPISCPDNVAFDAHGNLWISTDGNRLGSHDGLFGVATQGDRRGELKQFLTVPTGAETCGPVIQDRRVLVAVQHPGEVDGASVEKPASTWPDGPGKIVRPSVVAVWRKDGRDIGV comes from the coding sequence GTGCGCAACCTGCTGCCGCTCATCAGCTCCCACAGCGCCCACCCGGGCGGCCGTTCCGCGCTGACCTGCCGCTTCCGCTGCGGGGACGCCTGTTTCAAGGAGACCCCGAACACCAGCGACAACGAGTACGCGGGTGACATCATCGCCCGTGCCGTATCGCGCCGCTCGATGATGCGCACGGCCGCCGTCGTGACGGTCGCCGCCGCGGCCGGTACGACCGCGCTGACCGGTCCGAACGCCCCGCAGGCGGAGGCCGCCGCGCTCGCCGGCCACGGCCACAAACCGCACCCGCCCCACAAACCGGCCCCGTCCGGCGCCCGGGGGCTGCGGTTCTCGCCGGTCGCGCCCAACAAGAACGACAAGGTCACCGTCCCCGACGGCTACGGCCAGAACGTGGTGATCCGCTGGGGCGAGCCGATCCTGCGCGGGGCGCCCGCCTTCAACCCGGAGAAGCAGACCGCCAAGGCGCAGGCGGGCCAGTTCGGTTACAACAACGACTTCCTCTCGCTGCTCCCGCTCCGCGGCGAGCGCGGCCGTCAGGTCCTGGTCGCCAACCATGAGTACACGGACGAGATCCTCATGTTCCGTGGCTACGATCCGGCCAACCCCACCCGGGAGCAGGTGGAGATCGCCTGGGCCGCGCACGGACTCTCCGTGGTCGTCGTCCAGGAGGAGAGCCGCACCGGCAAGCTGGGCGCGGTCACCCGTCACCCGCTGAACCGCCGCCTCACCGCCACGAGTGAATTCCGGGTCACCGGACCGGCCGCGGGCAGCCCCCTCCTCCGTACCTCCGCCGACCGCACCGGCCGCAAGGTGCTCGGCACCCTCAACAACTGCGCGGGCGGCACGACTCCTTGGGGCACCACGCTGCACGGCGAGGAGAACTTCAACCAGTACTTCGCCAACGGCACCACCGCCATGCACAAGCGGTACGGGATCGGCTCCGGCGCCACCGAGCGCAAATGGGAGCGGTTCGACCGGCGGTTCGACCTGGCGAAGGAGCCCAACGAGGCCAACCGCTTCGGCTGGGTCGTCGAACTCGACCCGTACGACCCCGACTCCACCCCGCGCAAGCGGACCGCTCTGGGCCGCTTCAAGCACGAGGCGGCCGAGCCCCGGCTGACGGCCGACGGGCGCCCGGTCGTCTACATGGGCGACGACGAGAAGTTCGACTACCTCTACAAGTTCGTCTCCAGCAAGCGGATGAAGAAGGGCACCTCGCGCGCCGCCCGCGAGCACAACCTGACGCTGCTGGACGAGGGCACGCTGTACGTCGCGAAGCTGACCGGCGACTCCCCGGCCGCCGAGATCGACGGCAGCGGAAAGCTCCCCAACGACGGCGAGTTCGACGGCAGCGGCGTCTGGATCCCGCTGGCCACCGGCACCACCTCGCACGTGCCCGGCATGACCGCCGACGAGGTGTACGTCTACACGCGGCTGGCCGGTGACAAGGTCGGCGCCACCAAGATGGACCGCCCCGAGGACGTCGAGCCCTCCCCGCGCACCGGCCGGGTCTATGTCGCGCTCACCAACAACTCCGACCGCGGCAAGGAGGGCAAGGCCCCGGCCGACGAGGCGAACCCGCGCAACGGCAACAAGCACGGGCAGGTCCTGGAGCTGGCGGAGAACTGGGACGACCCGACGAGCGACGGGTTCGCCTGGCGGCTCTTCCTCGTGGCGGGCGACCCGAACGACCCGTCGACGTACTTCGCCGGCTTCCCCAAGGAGCGCGTCAGCCCCATCTCCTGCCCGGACAACGTGGCCTTCGACGCCCACGGCAACCTGTGGATCTCCACGGACGGCAACCGGCTCGGTTCGCACGACGGCCTCTTCGGCGTGGCGACCCAGGGCGACCGGCGCGGCGAGCTGAAGCAGTTCCTCACCGTCCCGACGGGCGCGGAGACCTGCGGCCCGGTCATCCAGGACCGCCGGGTCCTGGTCGCCGTCCAGCACCCGGGCGAGGTCGACGGCGCCTCGGTGGAGAAGCCCGCGAGCACCTGGCCCGACGGCCCGGGGAAGATCGTCCGGCCCTCCGTCGTCGCGGTCTGGCGCAAGGACGGACGCGACATCGGGGTGTGA
- a CDS encoding RNA-binding S4 domain-containing protein, protein MVSGDAAQAQGSVRVDVWIWSVRLTKTRAQAAAACRAGHVKVGGERAKPAQAVRVGDEVRLRHAGRDRVVVVSKIVKKRVGAPVAVECFVDNSPPPPPRELAIQVPVRDRGAGRPTKRDRREMERLQGRPPER, encoded by the coding sequence ATGGTTTCCGGTGATGCGGCGCAGGCTCAGGGAAGCGTCCGGGTCGACGTGTGGATCTGGTCGGTCCGGCTGACGAAGACCCGTGCGCAGGCGGCGGCCGCCTGCCGGGCCGGGCATGTGAAGGTCGGCGGCGAGCGGGCCAAACCCGCGCAGGCCGTCCGGGTCGGTGACGAGGTACGGCTGCGCCACGCGGGCCGGGACCGGGTGGTCGTCGTCTCGAAGATCGTGAAGAAGCGGGTCGGGGCGCCGGTGGCCGTCGAGTGCTTCGTCGACAACAGTCCGCCCCCGCCGCCGCGCGAGCTGGCGATCCAGGTTCCGGTACGGGACCGGGGCGCGGGCCGCCCGACCAAGCGGGACCGCCGCGAGATGGAGCGCCTCCAGGGCCGCCCGCCGGAGCGCTGA
- a CDS encoding NADPH-dependent FMN reductase, with the protein MTDDEPLRVAVIIGSTREGRIGDAVGRWFMERARARDELDLAVLDLAEFDFPVHYPQRATEQMTEFTGAIGRAEAFVVVTPEYNRSFPASLKQAIDFAYDEWQAKPVGFVSYGHGSSGLYAVEQLRSVFTELHTVTLRNGVALDFLHTPLEDHAGACARDRAVGLMLDQLGWWGRALREARAVRPYVS; encoded by the coding sequence ATGACGGACGACGAGCCGCTGCGGGTGGCGGTGATCATCGGCAGCACGCGCGAAGGACGGATCGGCGACGCGGTCGGCCGCTGGTTCATGGAGCGCGCCCGGGCACGGGACGAGCTGGACCTCGCCGTGCTGGACCTCGCGGAGTTCGACTTCCCCGTGCACTACCCGCAGCGGGCGACGGAGCAGATGACCGAGTTCACCGGAGCGATCGGGAGGGCCGAGGCCTTCGTCGTGGTCACCCCGGAGTACAACCGCTCCTTCCCCGCCTCCCTCAAGCAGGCCATCGACTTCGCCTACGACGAGTGGCAGGCCAAGCCGGTCGGCTTCGTGAGCTACGGCCACGGCTCCTCCGGGCTCTACGCGGTGGAGCAGCTCCGCTCGGTCTTCACGGAGCTGCACACGGTGACCCTGCGCAACGGGGTCGCGCTCGACTTCCTGCACACACCGCTGGAGGACCACGCCGGAGCCTGCGCGCGGGACCGGGCGGTCGGGCTGATGCTCGACCAGCTCGGCTGGTGGGGCCGGGCCCTGCGCGAGGCCCGGGCGGTCCGCCCGTACGTCTCCTGA
- a CDS encoding ATP-binding cassette domain-containing protein gives MSTELAIETAGLVKVFGENRAVDGVDLAVPTGTVYGVLGPNGAGKTTTVRMLATLLRPDGGTARVFGKDVMKDPDAVRSRVSLTGQYASVDEDLTGIENLVLLARLLGHSKPAARDRAAQLLEGFGLSEAAGKQVKNYSGGMRRRIDIAASILNTPDLLFLDEPTTGLDPRSRNQVWDIVRAVVAQGTTVLLTTQYLDEADQLASRIAVIDHGRVIAEGTKGELKASVGSGTVHLRLRDAAQRPEAERVLSRALDASVLLDADPVALTARIDAHGSDRGAAEQAARALAELARSGITVDNFSLGQPSLDEVFLALTDKKGVAA, from the coding sequence ATGAGCACTGAACTGGCCATCGAGACCGCGGGGCTGGTGAAGGTCTTCGGCGAGAACCGCGCGGTGGACGGCGTCGACCTCGCGGTCCCGACCGGCACCGTCTACGGGGTCCTCGGACCCAACGGTGCCGGGAAGACCACCACCGTACGGATGCTCGCGACGCTGCTGCGCCCCGACGGCGGGACGGCCCGGGTGTTCGGCAAGGACGTGATGAAGGACCCCGACGCGGTCCGCAGCCGGGTCAGCCTCACCGGGCAGTACGCCTCGGTGGACGAGGACCTCACCGGCATCGAGAACCTGGTCCTGCTCGCCCGCCTCCTCGGCCACTCCAAGCCCGCGGCCCGCGACCGGGCGGCCCAGCTGCTCGAAGGGTTCGGGCTGAGCGAGGCGGCGGGCAAGCAGGTGAAGAACTACTCGGGAGGCATGCGGCGCCGCATCGACATCGCCGCCTCCATCCTCAACACCCCCGACCTGCTCTTCCTGGACGAGCCGACCACCGGACTCGACCCGCGCAGCCGCAACCAGGTCTGGGACATCGTGCGCGCGGTCGTCGCCCAGGGCACCACGGTCCTGCTGACCACGCAGTATCTGGACGAGGCCGACCAGCTGGCCTCCCGGATCGCGGTGATCGACCACGGCCGGGTGATCGCCGAGGGCACCAAGGGCGAGCTGAAGGCATCCGTCGGCTCCGGCACGGTCCACCTGCGGCTGCGCGACGCCGCCCAGCGGCCCGAGGCCGAGCGGGTGCTCTCCCGGGCGCTGGACGCCTCGGTCCTGCTGGACGCGGACCCGGTGGCGCTGACCGCCCGGATCGATGCCCACGGCTCCGACCGGGGCGCGGCGGAACAGGCAGCACGGGCCCTGGCCGAGCTGGCCCGGTCCGGCATCACGGTCGACAACTTCTCGCTGGGACAGCCCAGCCTCGACGAGGTCTTCCTCGCCCTCACGGACAAGAAGGGAGTGGCGGCATGA
- a CDS encoding ABC transporter permease, translating into MSTTTTKTELEDVALAAPDAERLSALLVGLDRPPRPSALSASLTFGWRAMLKIKHVPEQLFDVTAFPIMLVLMYTYLFGGALAGSTQEYIQFLLPGILVMSVVMITMYTGIAVNTDIAKGVFDRFRTLPIWRPAPMVGYLLGDVLRYLLASVVMLTVGMIIGFRPEGGVLGVLAGVALLLVFSFAFSWIWTMFGLMLRTEKSVMGVSMMVIFPLTFLSNVFVLPSTMPGWLQAFVNNSPITHLVSAVRGLMAGDWPVADLAWSLGWAGVIMLVFGAVTMRLYNRK; encoded by the coding sequence ATGAGCACCACGACCACCAAGACCGAGTTGGAGGACGTCGCGCTCGCGGCGCCGGACGCGGAGCGCCTGTCGGCTCTCCTGGTCGGTCTGGACCGGCCGCCGAGGCCCAGCGCGCTCTCGGCCTCGCTCACCTTCGGCTGGCGGGCCATGCTGAAGATCAAGCATGTGCCGGAGCAGCTCTTCGACGTGACGGCCTTTCCGATCATGCTCGTCCTGATGTACACGTACCTCTTCGGAGGGGCGCTGGCCGGCTCCACGCAGGAGTACATCCAGTTCCTGCTGCCCGGCATCCTGGTGATGAGCGTCGTGATGATCACGATGTACACGGGCATCGCGGTCAACACCGACATCGCCAAGGGCGTCTTCGACCGGTTCCGTACGCTGCCGATCTGGCGGCCCGCACCGATGGTCGGCTATCTGCTCGGGGACGTCCTGCGCTATCTGCTGGCCTCGGTGGTGATGCTCACCGTCGGCATGATCATCGGCTTCCGGCCGGAGGGCGGGGTGCTCGGGGTGCTGGCCGGGGTGGCCCTGCTGCTGGTGTTCTCGTTCGCGTTCTCGTGGATCTGGACCATGTTCGGGCTGATGCTGCGCACGGAGAAGTCCGTGATGGGCGTCAGCATGATGGTGATCTTCCCGCTGACCTTCCTCAGCAATGTCTTCGTCCTCCCGAGCACGATGCCGGGCTGGCTGCAGGCGTTCGTGAACAACAGCCCCATCACCCACCTGGTCTCGGCGGTGCGCGGGCTGATGGCGGGCGACTGGCCCGTCGCGGATCTCGCCTGGTCGCTGGGGTGGGCCGGAGTGATCATGCTCGTCTTCGGCGCCGTGACGATGCGGCTCTACAACCGGAAGTGA
- a CDS encoding AAA family ATPase yields the protein MTPALFGRDHPAGILRSEIVRATESHGGLVLVTGEAGIGKTTLVTDAAHEARRRGALVVGGSCWDSGSTPGYWPWVQVLRGLRRSATAAEWAAAQEASDGRLGILLGDPSGDGRAEGWGGGAGVEAAGASGAVGTAGGEGSGVGASGVGVGAAGMGSAGVSGSAGAPGSAGVSSSSGAPGSAGVSSSSGAPGSAGGTPDGVEAFGLYDAVTTALVTISQSRPLTVVLDDLHSADPASLRLLEFAAQHAWFERLLLLGTYRDVEVEAPGHPLQQLILPLVARASATLTLTGLGRDEVGALMAVTTGREPAPHLVDEVHRRTGGNPFFVEQTARLWHSGSPVSTIPPGVREAVRQRLSLLPGEVVSLLTSAALLGREFRRQVLAVVHGSPIPRVERLLESAVIARVVVPRPSGSYAFAHDLLRETLYASLGEAEARRRHAAAVRALDAHGGLDDAVRPGDLARHAHLAGGELERDRRIDLLLAAARDASGRLADEEATGHYRRALAVASGEEGETGEAGEESETGGATEGGGEADTGSGPGASPGAAGEAAAAGTPGRGADGLPAHDRRRVALICLDLGEHLRHTGEPAEGERLLDRAVALARELDDPELVARVAITLYRQGAFGGSEAFMVAFLSEAHRKVTSKDGQDGLSADRLAQELAIHIMALARDGSDDEALAFSLWARHDSVWGLGSAVERLGLTDEMAVLGRRTQNLDMELHAASMRWVTLLELGDPAFIDQFRTFVRAAERSELPRFAVSIAVDSSLIAALQGRFGEASEALRDEVLGPEGEEHEAFGFMRSHLRWSLYLLQGRFAEAEKVLATLPGVRYPYPRLLEALTAVEQGDAAPALRLIAEQSDRSAPYPRVFMPLWLRLLARTAAATGDRHVIARAEDELTPYTGQWIVSLYGCDISGPVDLWLGMLAAARHDRDAAVAALTEATASADRLGARPWAVRSRLDLARSLLARAEPGDTGRARAILTEAEREAAELGLHHLTSEAASIRTAPWPTARRPAAAPPELAFPADTSGAATPTTPAFPSPDTTSTTTPSEPGSGSGSGEAPAPAAEFRRDGPVWQLRWDGRTVHMPDAKGLRDLHSLLGLPGADVPAVQLLAPQGGSAVVAAGQLGGDPVLDEEAKRRYKEHLDRLDAEIDRAAARDNTRQVEAYDRERQALLDQLRTAAGLGGRSRRLGDQTERARKTVTARIRDTLRKLDSLHPELAAHLRESVTTGTTCAYRPGRTPDWRL from the coding sequence ATGACCCCTGCTCTGTTCGGGCGCGACCACCCCGCAGGCATCCTCCGCTCGGAGATCGTCCGGGCGACGGAGAGCCACGGCGGGCTGGTGCTCGTCACGGGCGAGGCCGGTATCGGGAAGACCACCCTCGTCACCGACGCCGCGCACGAGGCCCGGCGGCGCGGCGCGCTGGTGGTCGGCGGCTCCTGCTGGGACTCCGGGAGCACCCCCGGCTACTGGCCCTGGGTGCAGGTGCTGCGCGGACTGCGCCGCTCCGCCACGGCGGCCGAGTGGGCGGCGGCCCAGGAGGCGTCGGACGGCCGCCTCGGCATCCTCCTCGGCGACCCGTCGGGCGACGGCCGGGCGGAGGGCTGGGGCGGGGGCGCCGGTGTCGAGGCGGCCGGGGCATCTGGGGCAGTGGGGACAGCCGGCGGCGAGGGGTCCGGTGTCGGTGCGTCCGGTGTCGGTGTCGGTGCGGCCGGTATGGGTTCCGCCGGTGTCTCCGGTTCAGCCGGGGCGCCCGGTTCTGCCGGAGTCTCCAGTTCATCCGGGGCGCCCGGTTCCGCCGGAGTCTCCAGTTCATCCGGGGCACCCGGTTCCGCCGGAGGTACGCCGGACGGGGTCGAGGCCTTCGGGCTGTACGACGCGGTGACCACCGCCCTCGTCACCATCTCCCAGAGCCGCCCGCTGACCGTGGTCCTCGACGACCTCCACAGCGCCGACCCCGCCTCGCTCCGGCTCCTCGAATTCGCCGCCCAGCACGCCTGGTTCGAGCGGCTGCTGCTCCTCGGCACCTACCGGGACGTCGAGGTGGAGGCCCCCGGCCACCCGCTCCAGCAGCTGATCCTGCCCCTCGTGGCGCGCGCCTCGGCCACCCTCACGCTGACCGGCCTCGGCCGGGACGAGGTGGGGGCGCTGATGGCCGTGACCACGGGCCGCGAGCCCGCCCCGCACCTGGTCGACGAGGTCCACCGGCGCACCGGCGGCAACCCGTTCTTCGTCGAGCAGACGGCCCGGCTCTGGCACAGTGGCAGCCCCGTCTCCACCATCCCGCCCGGCGTGCGGGAGGCCGTCCGGCAGCGGCTGAGCCTGCTGCCCGGGGAGGTCGTCTCGCTGCTGACGTCCGCCGCCCTGCTGGGCCGGGAGTTCCGCCGGCAGGTGCTGGCCGTGGTGCACGGCTCCCCAATCCCCCGGGTGGAGCGGCTGCTGGAGTCGGCGGTCATCGCCCGGGTCGTCGTCCCGCGCCCCTCCGGGAGTTACGCCTTCGCCCACGACCTGCTCCGCGAGACGCTGTACGCCTCCCTCGGTGAGGCGGAGGCCCGCCGCCGCCACGCCGCCGCCGTACGGGCGCTGGACGCGCACGGCGGCCTCGACGACGCCGTGCGGCCCGGGGACCTCGCCCGCCACGCCCACCTCGCCGGGGGAGAGCTGGAGCGCGACCGCCGGATCGATCTGCTGCTCGCCGCCGCCCGGGACGCCTCGGGGCGCCTGGCCGACGAGGAGGCAACCGGCCACTACCGCCGGGCCCTCGCGGTCGCCTCGGGCGAGGAAGGCGAGACGGGCGAGGCGGGCGAGGAGTCGGAGACGGGTGGCGCGACGGAGGGGGGCGGGGAAGCGGATACGGGCTCCGGGCCGGGGGCTTCGCCCGGAGCGGCCGGGGAAGCGGCAGCGGCGGGCACGCCGGGGCGCGGGGCCGACGGCCTCCCGGCCCATGACCGCCGCCGGGTCGCGCTCATCTGTCTCGACCTGGGCGAACACCTGCGGCACACCGGGGAGCCCGCCGAGGGGGAGCGCCTGCTGGACCGGGCGGTCGCCCTGGCCCGGGAGCTGGACGACCCCGAGCTGGTGGCCCGGGTGGCGATCACCCTCTACCGCCAGGGCGCCTTCGGCGGCAGCGAGGCGTTCATGGTGGCCTTCCTGAGCGAGGCCCACCGCAAGGTCACCAGCAAGGACGGGCAGGACGGCCTCTCCGCCGACCGGCTCGCGCAGGAGCTGGCCATCCACATCATGGCCCTCGCCCGCGACGGCTCGGACGACGAGGCCCTCGCCTTCTCCCTCTGGGCCCGCCACGACTCCGTCTGGGGCCTCGGCTCGGCGGTGGAGCGGCTGGGGCTGACGGACGAGATGGCCGTCCTCGGCCGCCGCACACAGAACCTGGACATGGAGCTGCACGCCGCCTCCATGCGGTGGGTGACCCTGCTGGAGCTGGGCGACCCGGCCTTCATCGATCAGTTCCGCACCTTCGTCCGGGCCGCCGAGCGCTCCGAGCTGCCCCGGTTCGCCGTGTCCATCGCCGTCGACAGCAGCCTGATCGCCGCCCTCCAGGGCCGGTTCGGCGAGGCGTCCGAGGCGCTGCGGGACGAGGTGCTCGGCCCCGAGGGCGAGGAGCACGAGGCGTTCGGCTTCATGCGGTCCCATCTCCGCTGGTCCCTGTATCTGCTCCAGGGCCGGTTCGCGGAGGCGGAGAAGGTCCTCGCCACACTCCCGGGCGTCCGGTATCCGTACCCCCGGCTGCTGGAGGCGCTCACCGCGGTCGAGCAGGGCGACGCGGCCCCGGCCCTCCGCCTGATCGCCGAGCAGTCGGACCGCTCCGCCCCCTACCCACGGGTGTTCATGCCGCTCTGGCTCCGGCTGCTGGCCCGGACCGCTGCGGCCACCGGCGACCGGCACGTCATCGCCCGCGCGGAGGACGAACTCACCCCCTACACGGGCCAGTGGATCGTCTCGCTGTACGGGTGCGACATCAGCGGCCCCGTCGACCTCTGGCTCGGGATGCTCGCCGCCGCCCGCCACGACCGGGACGCGGCGGTGGCCGCGCTCACCGAGGCCACCGCCTCCGCGGACCGCCTCGGCGCCCGCCCCTGGGCCGTACGCTCCCGGCTGGACCTGGCCCGCTCCCTCCTCGCCCGCGCGGAGCCGGGCGACACCGGCCGGGCCCGCGCGATCCTCACCGAAGCGGAGCGGGAGGCGGCCGAGCTGGGCCTGCACCACCTGACCTCCGAAGCGGCCTCCATCCGCACGGCCCCCTGGCCCACGGCCCGGCGCCCAGCCGCCGCACCCCCGGAACTCGCCTTCCCCGCCGACACATCCGGAGCAGCCACACCAACCACCCCCGCCTTCCCCTCCCCTGACACCACCTCCACCACCACGCCTTCCGAGCCCGGCTCCGGCTCGGGCTCCGGCGAAGCCCCCGCCCCGGCCGCCGAGTTCCGTCGCGACGGGCCCGTCTGGCAGCTGCGCTGGGACGGGCGGACCGTGCACATGCCCGACGCCAAGGGGCTGCGGGACCTGCACAGCCTCCTGGGGCTCCCCGGCGCGGACGTCCCGGCCGTACAACTGCTCGCCCCCCAGGGCGGCAGCGCCGTGGTCGCCGCCGGGCAGCTGGGCGGTGACCCGGTGCTCGACGAGGAGGCCAAGCGCCGCTACAAGGAGCACCTGGACCGGCTGGACGCCGAGATAGACCGTGCGGCGGCCCGGGACAACACCCGGCAGGTGGAGGCGTACGACCGGGAGCGGCAGGCCCTCCTGGACCAGCTGCGCACAGCGGCGGGCCTCGGTGGCCGGAGCCGCCGCCTGGGCGACCAGACCGAGCGGGCCCGCAAGACGGTCACCGCCCGGATCCGCGACACCCTGCGCAAACTGGACTCCCTCCACCCCGAACTGGCGGCGCATCTGCGGGAGTCCGTGACCACGGGGACAACCTGCGCCTACCGCCCCGGCCGCACCCCCGACTGGCGGCTGTGA
- a CDS encoding universal stress protein, translating into MGRIVVGVDGSDPSIKALHWAVRQAELTGDTVEAVNSWEYPATSWASMMPGLPEDFDPQALATVSLNEALEEALGEEGAAKVTKVVVIGNPAQTLLDRARGANLLVVGARGRSGLKATLLGSVSLHVTQHAPCPVTVVRD; encoded by the coding sequence ATGGGCAGGATCGTCGTGGGCGTGGACGGGTCCGATCCCTCGATCAAGGCACTGCACTGGGCCGTCCGTCAGGCCGAGCTGACCGGTGACACCGTGGAGGCCGTCAACAGCTGGGAGTACCCCGCGACCAGCTGGGCCTCGATGATGCCGGGCCTGCCGGAGGACTTCGACCCGCAGGCGCTGGCCACCGTCTCGCTCAACGAGGCCCTGGAGGAGGCCCTGGGCGAGGAGGGGGCCGCCAAGGTCACCAAGGTCGTGGTCATCGGCAACCCCGCCCAGACCCTGCTGGACCGGGCCAGGGGCGCCAACCTGCTCGTCGTGGGCGCCCGGGGCCGCAGCGGCCTCAAGGCGACGCTGCTCGGCTCGGTCAGCCTGCACGTCACGCAGCACGCCCCGTGCCCGGTGACGGTGGTACGCGACTGA